The DNA sequence AATAATGCAGGGTATCGTCATTATTGAGTGCTGCTACACACTCGATATAACTTTTCAGTGCGGGCCACTGATCACGCTGCGGCCAAAGACGAGCGATGCCATCCAGATATTCTGCTTTCTTGTTAGCCCACTCACCGGTGAGATCATAACAGCCGCCACCAGAGTGGGTATCCAGATAACAAAACGGTTTATCTTTTTGTTTCAGCTGGTCAATCAACAGACTGAGTACAGCATGTTTTAATATGTCGGCATGGTTGCCGGCATGAAACGCGTGGCGATAGCTAAGCATGCATTAATCCTGAGTTGCCATGTCGCTGGCAAATTGTTGTTCCATTTGTTCCAGCTGTTCGGAAATGTCCATCCATTCCAGCTCGGTTTGTTCGAGTTCGTTTTTCAGCGGGCCTTGTTGTGCCAGTAAGCTAGTCAGTTTTGATTTGGCATCGTCCTGATAGATTGCCGGATCAGCGAGCGCCTGTTCAATTTCACCAAGTTTGTGCTGCAACTTGCCCATATGCTGCTCATGCTTTTCCAGTTTCTGGCGCAAGGGACGAGTTTGTTGCCGGAAATCAGCTTCCCGTCGTTTCTGATCTTTACGTGCCGCTGCGCTTTGCGGGGCTGCGGAGGTATTACTGGTATCTGTTTTGGTATCGTTGGTCGCTTTATCCTGCTCGGTTAACCATTTGTGATAGTCATCCAGATCACCATCAAAGGCTTCCAGTCGTTGGTTGTGAACCAGATAAAACTCATCCGTCGTGGTGCGGAGCAGGTGACGATCATGCGATACGATGACCATGGCACCTTCAAAGCCTTGCAGCGCCAGCGTTAATGCTTCACGCATTTCCAGATCCAGATGGTTGGTCGGTTCATCCAGCAGCAAAAGATTGGGTTTTTGCCAGACCAGCAACGCTAAAACCAGCCGCGCTTTTTCTCCCCCGGAGAAGGTATCGACAACTTCCAGTGCTTTATCACCATGGAACCCGAAACCACCTAAAAAGTTCCGTAGTTCCTGTTCCGGGCGATTGCCGGCAATCCGTGTCAGATGCTGTAACGGCGTGTCGCCCTGTTGCAGCGATTCCAACTGATGTTGTGCAAAATAGCCGATTTTAACGCCTTTACTGGGCTCCAGTTTTCCGGAAAGCGGTGTCAGTTCGCCTGCCAGTAATTTGATAAATGTCGATTTACCCGCACCGTTTCGTCCCAGCAAACCAATACGTGAACCGGGAACCAGGTTCAGTTTTATCTTCTCCAGAATCAGTTTGTCACCATAACCGGCACTTAAGTTTTCCATGCTGATCAGCGGGGTTGGTAATGCATCCGGTTCACGGAACTGAAACTGGAACTGGGAGTCGACATGTGCCGGCAGGATCAATTCCATCCGTTCCATCGCTTTAAGACGGCTTTGCGCCTGACGGGCTTTAGTGGCCTTATAGCGGAAGCGGTCGACATAATCCTGCATCTTGCTCAGCGCTTGCTGCTGCTTCTCATACATCGATTGCTGTTGTGACAGCGCGGACGCACGCTGTATTTCGAAGTCGGAATAGCCGCCGGTATATTCGTTCAGTTTCCCGTTTTCGATATGGATGATTCTGCCAATAACCCGATCCAGAAAATCGCGATCATGCGAAATCAATATCAGGGTGCCGCGGTAAGAGCGTAACCAGCTTTCCAGCCAGATGACCGCGTCTAAGTCCAAGTGGTTGGTTGGTTCATCAAGTAATAGCAGGTCGGAACGGCAGATCAGTGCTTGTGCCAGGTTAAGACGCATACGCCAGCCCCCGGAGAAGGCAGAGACCGGTTGCTGGTGTTGTTCGCTGCTGAAGCCCAGACCATGCAATAGCTCACCGGCGCGGGAACGCACGGTGTAAGCGCCGGCGGCATCCAGCCGGCCATGTAAGTCGGCGATCCGGATCCCATCACCTTGTTGTTCCGCCTGTTGCAGCTGAAGCTCAAGATTGCGGAACTCTTTGTCGCCGTCAATGACATAATCCAGTGCAGAACAGTCGAGCGCCGGCGTTTCCTGGGCAACGGTAGCAATTTGCCATTGTGCAGGCACAGAGACTGAGCCGGCATCGACAGCCAGTTCACCTTTCAATAAAGCAAAGAGACTGGATTTTCCGCAGCCGTTTTTTCCAACCAGCCCTACTTTCTGACCCGGATGAATGGTAGCGGTAGCTTCTTCTAATAAAGGCTTATTGCCTCGTAGTAGCGTGATTTGTGAAACGATGATCATGGCGGGAATAATTCTGCGGCAAACAAAAGCGCATTATACGGGGAAAAGCCTTATCCGGCAGCTGTTGAATGATGAGCTGAAGATTGTGTTTCAGCAGATTTTTCCGGTATGCTGGTGAGGCTAGTTGTCATTTAACCGGGATGCATGATGAAGATTACTCATTTGAGCGTAGTAACGCTGGATTACACCGTGTCTGACGATGCGGGTGAAGTGCTGGATACAACAGAAGGGCGTGAACCGCTTGTTTATCTGCATGGCAGTGGTTTTTTGGTTCCAGGTCTGGAAAATGCCTTATATGACCGTGAAGAAGGCGACAGTTTTGAACTGGCCGTTCCAGCTATGGATGCATACGGTGAATATGAAGAATCTCTGGTGCAGGAAGTACCCGGCGAATTGTTTGATGGTATGGAAGTCGCTGAAGGCGATACGTTCGTGGCAGACACCGATGACGGTCATCGTCCGGTAACTATCGTTGAAGTATCTGAAGACTTCGTCAAAGTAGATGCTAACCATCCGCTGGCAGGTATGGATCTGCATTTCAAAGTTAATGTGCGTGGTGTTCGTGCCGCGACAGCTGAAGAAATTGCGCATGGTCATGTACATGGCGGAGAAGGCCATCATCACCATGGTCATGGTGAAGGTTGCTGTGGTGGACATGGTCATTCAGACGACGAAGGTTGCTGCGGTGGTCAGGGTCACAGTCATGATGATGATCATGAATGTTGTGGCGGTAAAGGTCATGCACATGCAGCGGACACTGATGAGCCGCACGAATGTTGCGGTGGCCATGGCGGCTGCAAACACTAATAAAAAATCCCGCCGATGTGCGGGATTTTTTATGAACGCAGTAAAACTGATCGGGTTGTTATTTCTTGCGATTCGGGCAATTTTCTTTGGTGCACTGACCATACAAATACAAGCTGTGATGAGTTAGCTTCATGCCATGTTGTGCAGCAATCTCTTTCTGGCGTTGCTCAATCACTTCATCCGAAAATTCAACGACACTACCGCAATCCAGGCATACCAGATGATCATGATGGTGTTGCTGTGCCAGTTCAAAAACTGATTTGCCACCTTCAAAATGATGACGGGTTACAATTCCTGCATCATCAAACTGGTTCAG is a window from the Tolumonas auensis DSM 9187 genome containing:
- the fur gene encoding ferric iron uptake transcriptional regulator: MTDHNQQLKDAGLKITSPRVKILEYLRQPECQHISAEDLYKLLLDNGEEIGLATVYRVLNQFDDAGIVTRHHFEGGKSVFELAQQHHHDHLVCLDCGSVVEFSDEVIEQRQKEIAAQHGMKLTHHSLYLYGQCTKENCPNRKK
- a CDS encoding ABC transporter ATP-binding protein → MIIVSQITLLRGNKPLLEEATATIHPGQKVGLVGKNGCGKSSLFALLKGELAVDAGSVSVPAQWQIATVAQETPALDCSALDYVIDGDKEFRNLELQLQQAEQQGDGIRIADLHGRLDAAGAYTVRSRAGELLHGLGFSSEQHQQPVSAFSGGWRMRLNLAQALICRSDLLLLDEPTNHLDLDAVIWLESWLRSYRGTLILISHDRDFLDRVIGRIIHIENGKLNEYTGGYSDFEIQRASALSQQQSMYEKQQQALSKMQDYVDRFRYKATKARQAQSRLKAMERMELILPAHVDSQFQFQFREPDALPTPLISMENLSAGYGDKLILEKIKLNLVPGSRIGLLGRNGAGKSTFIKLLAGELTPLSGKLEPSKGVKIGYFAQHQLESLQQGDTPLQHLTRIAGNRPEQELRNFLGGFGFHGDKALEVVDTFSGGEKARLVLALLVWQKPNLLLLDEPTNHLDLEMREALTLALQGFEGAMVIVSHDRHLLRTTTDEFYLVHNQRLEAFDGDLDDYHKWLTEQDKATNDTKTDTSNTSAAPQSAAARKDQKRREADFRQQTRPLRQKLEKHEQHMGKLQHKLGEIEQALADPAIYQDDAKSKLTSLLAQQGPLKNELEQTELEWMDISEQLEQMEQQFASDMATQD
- the slyD gene encoding peptidylprolyl isomerase, which codes for MKITHLSVVTLDYTVSDDAGEVLDTTEGREPLVYLHGSGFLVPGLENALYDREEGDSFELAVPAMDAYGEYEESLVQEVPGELFDGMEVAEGDTFVADTDDGHRPVTIVEVSEDFVKVDANHPLAGMDLHFKVNVRGVRAATAEEIAHGHVHGGEGHHHHGHGEGCCGGHGHSDDEGCCGGQGHSHDDDHECCGGKGHAHAADTDEPHECCGGHGGCKH